The following are encoded together in the Strix uralensis isolate ZFMK-TIS-50842 chromosome 38, bStrUra1, whole genome shotgun sequence genome:
- the CHMP2A gene encoding charged multivesicular body protein 2a: MDLLFGRRKTPEELLRQNQRALARAMRELDRERQKLEAQEKKIIVDIKKMAKQGQMDAVKIMAKDLVRTRRYVKKFITMRANVQAVSLKIQTLKSNNSMAQAMKGVTKAMATMNRQLKLPQIQKIMMEFEKQAEIMDMKEELMNDAIDDAMGDEDDEEESDAVVSQVLDELGLNLTDELATLPPPGGSLAAGEGRAPEAAAALADADADLEERLKNLRRD; the protein is encoded by the exons atggacctgctgttTGGGCGCCGGAAGACGCCAGAGGAGCTGCTGCGGCAGAACCAGCGGGCTCTGGCCCGCGCCATGAGGGAGCTCGACCGCGAGCGCCAGAAGCTCGAGGCGCAGGAGAAGAAGATCATCGTCGACATCAAGAAAATGGCCAAGCAGGGCCAGATG GACGCGGTGAAGATTATGGCGAAGGACCTGGTGCGGACGCGGCGCTACGTGAAGAAGTTCATCACCATGAGGGCCAACGTTCAGGCCGTGTCCCTCAAGATCCAGACTCTCAAGTCCAACAACTCCATGGCCCAGGCCATGAAGGGCGTCACCAAGGCCATGGCCACCATGAATCGGCAG CTGAAGTTGCCCCAGATCCAGAAAATTATGATGGAATTTGAGAAGCAGGCGGAGATCATGGACATGAAAGAGGAGCTGATGAACGACGCCATTGATGACGCCATGGGGGACGAGGACGatgaggaggagag CGACGCGGTGGTGTCACAGGTGCTGGACGAGCTGGGGCTGAACCTCACCGACGAGCTGGCCA ctctgcccccgcCAGGGGGGTCGCTGGCagcgggggaggggcgggcgcCCGAGGCCGCGGCCGCTCTGGCTGACGCCGACGCCGACCTGGAGGAGCGGCTGAAGAACCTGCGCCGGGACTGA
- the LOC141937206 gene encoding natterin-4-like encodes MPVCELFLAATLLFLAGAGSGADGAAEGRTVGARGRGRAPPRGASWSSPRRKRDEEPPSYLKWVTFEGELPADAISSWNNYTKRMEYVCSTEKLGCNTGAYIPERGPFCFFPYGERERNSHSFKVLVNVGDFEALDWVDDSFGSVPENAVEGCPSIDVFIGRNHYGLGKISKVQRAAFMMVDGQEVWYKWYQVLVVKKGPADVTISDVRYNMSGAVEHGEDVTLTKTTVRNEGCRALSRAATLEEVTEVENDWEVDQRVFATIHGVLRAALLTFTGTGWEVTDVTSVPWVGAASTSKYVVQTHVAEEEVRPRTACVVALQGRRSGVRVPFSAQLTRDFGGGHLHRVAVTGWARGRAVGGVRASVKQCWPIAEAAPCRA; translated from the exons ATGCCAGTGTGCGAG CTCTTCCTCGCcgccaccctcctcttcctcgcgGGAGCAGGCAGCGGGGCCGATGGAGCAGCCGAAGGCCGGACGGTGGGAGCGAGGGGAAGGGGCCGTGCGCCCCCCCGGG GCGCCAGCTGGAGCTCTCCCCGGAGGAAGCGAGACGAGGAGCCACCTTCGTACCTGAAGTGGGTGACTTTCGAAGGCGAGCTGCCCGCCGATGCCATCTCCAGCTGGAACAACTACACCAAGAGGATGGAGTACGTCTGCTCGACGGAGAAGCTCGGCTGCAACACCGGTGCCTACATCCCCGAGCGCGGCCCCTTCTGCTTCTTCCCGTACGGAGAACGGGAGCGGAACAGCCACAGCTTCAAGGTGCTGGTCAACGTGGGAGACTTCGAGGCATTGGACTGGGTGGATGACTCCTTCGGCAGCGTGCCTGAAAACGCCGTGGAGGGCTGCCCATCCATCGATGTCTTCATCGGGAGGAACCACTACGGCCTGGGCAAGATCTCCAAAGTGCAGAGGGCTGCCTTCATGATGGTGGATGGTCAGGAGGTTTGGTACAAGTGGTACCAAGTCTTGGTGGTCAAGAAGGGCCCAGCAGACGTCACCATCTCCGACGTCCGCTACAACATGAGCGGGGCGGTGGAGCACGGGGAGGACGTCACCCTGACGAAGACCACGGTGAGGAACGAGGGCTGCCGAGCGCTGAGCAGAGCGGCCACCTTGGAGGAGGTCACTGAGGTGGAGAACGACTGGGAGGTGGACCAGAGGGTCTTCGCCACCATCCACGGGGTGTTGCGAGCCGCCCTCTTGACCTTCACTGGGACGGGCTGGGAGGTCACCGACGTCACCAGCGTCCCCTGGGTGGGGGCAGCCAGCACCAGCAAGTACGTTGTCCAGACCCACgtggcagaggaggaggtgcGGCCCCGGACGGCGTGTGTGGTGGCCCTGCAGGGACGCCGGTCGGGCGTCCGCGTCCCCTTCTCCGCTCAGCTGACCCGTGACTTTGGCGGTGGCCACCTGCACCGCGTGGCCGTGACGGGGTGGGCTCGTGGCCGGGCGGTGGGGGGTGTCCGGGCCAGCGTCAAGCAGTGCTGGCCCATCGCCGAGGCTGCGCCGTGCCGGGCGTAG